The segment GGAATGTAATCGAAAAACCGATCACAATCGGCTGGTGAGGGGAGTGGTGGCAAAATGTAATCGAAAAACCGATCACATTTTGCTGGTGAGGGGAGCGTGGGCGAAATGTAATCGAAAAACCGATCACATTTTGCTGGTGAGGGGAGCGTGGGCGAAATGTAATCGAAAAACCGATCACATTTTGCTGGTGAGGGGAGCGTAGGCGGAATGTAATCGGAAAACCGATCACAATGTGTTGGGAGGAGGCATCCGGGCCGGAGGGGTTAACCCGCTGCTTGTCCTGCCTGCGCTCAAGCGATACACTTGTGCTATCGATACTGGCAGAGGGGAGGCGGGCGATGTGGCAGAGATGAACGGGAGTCTTTTTGAGCAGGGATTGCTGGAGAGGGATTACAGTCCGCACTTTCTGGCTTATTACTATAGGCAATGGAGCAATTACGCGATGCCTTACCATCATCACAACTCCACGGAGATCATGTATCTCATCTCAGGCAGCTGTGTGGTGGAGGTGCGGGATGAAGCGGGCGGTGATACGCCTTTCCGGCTGAAGCGGGGAGAGATGATTCTGCTGGATGCGGAGGTGCCGCACCGGCTGATTGTGGAAGAGGGCTCCTCCTGCCGGATGCTAAACGTGGAATTTGCTTTTACCGAATATGGGGGCGTAGTTCCGTCCATTGGCAGCTTGGCCCGGGAGGAAGAGGTGCTGGCAGAGCTGCTTCGGCATCCGTTCGATAGTCTGGTGTTGTCCGATCAGGAGGAGGTCTTCCATGTGTTGAAGGCGCTGGTGCTGGAGCTGGATCAACGCGGGCGGAAGGGGAGCAGCATGGTGCATCTGCTCTTTGCGGAGCTGCTGCTGCGTCTGGCCCGGCTGCGCATGGAGTCGCTCCCGTCCAGCCAGCAGCCCTCACAGCTCTATGTGCGGCGGGCGATCGAGTTCCTGCATCAGAATTATGACCGGAGCATTCAGGTTAAGGAGGTTGCGCTCTCCGTGAATGTTCACCCGGGTTATCTGCACCGCATCTTCCGGATGCACACGGGGCAGACCCTGACGGACTACTTGAACCAGCTGCGTATGGAGAAGGCCCGGATGCTGCTGGGTCAGGGGGAGATTCCGGTAGCGGAGATTGCCGACTATGTGGGGATCAGCAGCAGGCAGTATTTTCATCTGCTATTCAAGAAGTATTCAGGCTGTACTCCTATCGAATACCGCAACTCTATCGAACGCCACTACTGGAGTGAAGGATAGTTTCGTGTTCAACCCGGGAGGGGTATGGTATGCAGAAAGTTAGGATTGTTGACAGGTTACCCGCAAAATGGTCATGATATTGGTTACGCTTCCGGCAGTCCCCTTGTTACAATGGACAGGAGTCAATAATTCATTGCCGGAGGATGATTATTATGTCTTTTAAAGTAACTTTTGTCGGGGCAGGCAGTATCGGATTCACCCGCGGACTGCTGCGTGACCTGCTGACTGTGCCGGAATTCCGTAATATCGAAGTTTCGTTCATGGATATAAACAGCCATAACCTGGACATGGTCACTGAGCTGTGCCAGCGGGATATTAAGGAGAACGGTCTGGATATCACTATCTCTTCCACGACGGACCGCAGGGAAGCGCTCAAGGATGCCAAGTACGTATTTTGTACT is part of the Paenibacillus sp. FSL M7-0420 genome and harbors:
- a CDS encoding AraC family transcriptional regulator — protein: MNGSLFEQGLLERDYSPHFLAYYYRQWSNYAMPYHHHNSTEIMYLISGSCVVEVRDEAGGDTPFRLKRGEMILLDAEVPHRLIVEEGSSCRMLNVEFAFTEYGGVVPSIGSLAREEEVLAELLRHPFDSLVLSDQEEVFHVLKALVLELDQRGRKGSSMVHLLFAELLLRLARLRMESLPSSQQPSQLYVRRAIEFLHQNYDRSIQVKEVALSVNVHPGYLHRIFRMHTGQTLTDYLNQLRMEKARMLLGQGEIPVAEIADYVGISSRQYFHLLFKKYSGCTPIEYRNSIERHYWSEG